The Nitrosospira lacus genome window below encodes:
- the secG gene encoding preprotein translocase subunit SecG: METLIWVVHVLSAITVIVLVLLQHGKGADMGAAFGSGSSGSLFGASGSANFLSRTTGALAAVFFITSLGLTYLSSHKTEGGGVMDKAVPVQSAKPVQPAPAAPAEGEASKATEIPK, from the coding sequence TTGGAAACACTCATTTGGGTAGTACATGTACTATCGGCCATTACGGTAATTGTTCTGGTTTTGTTGCAACATGGTAAAGGTGCCGATATGGGAGCCGCTTTTGGCAGCGGCTCGTCGGGGAGTTTATTTGGCGCCAGCGGCTCCGCAAATTTTCTAAGCAGGACGACAGGGGCGCTGGCAGCAGTGTTTTTCATCACCAGTCTCGGGCTTACCTATCTTTCCAGCCACAAGACCGAAGGGGGCGGGGTTATGGACAAAGCGGTGCCGGTTCAATCAGCCAAGCCGGTACAGCCGGCCCCGGCAGCTCCCGCTGAAGGCGAAGCTTCCAAGGCCACAGAAATACCAAAATAA
- the cycA gene encoding cytochrome c-550 CycA, producing the protein MRHSLTFALAAAAMFALLSGSATAQSFEGRKKCSSCHKSQAESWGETAHAKAMDSLKPNTKAEAKKKAKLDPKKDYTKDKDCVGCHVDGWGKEGGYTIDDPNKFTSGVGCESCHGPGAKYRGIHRKAGAAYEKSKKTAPRSTLADAGQDFAFEESCNACHLNYKGSPWKGAKEPYTPFTPEVDKKYTFDFNKYVKDTKAMHEHYKLDGTFEGEPKFKYHDDFQSKAKVGVKGSED; encoded by the coding sequence ATGCGCCATTCCCTGACATTTGCCCTGGCTGCCGCAGCCATGTTTGCGCTGCTATCCGGCAGCGCCACCGCACAATCGTTTGAAGGCCGCAAGAAGTGCAGTTCCTGTCACAAGAGCCAGGCCGAATCATGGGGCGAGACCGCTCACGCCAAGGCCATGGACTCGCTCAAGCCCAACACCAAGGCCGAGGCCAAGAAAAAGGCCAAGCTGGACCCCAAGAAGGACTACACCAAGGACAAGGACTGCGTAGGCTGCCACGTTGACGGCTGGGGCAAGGAAGGCGGCTACACCATAGACGACCCCAACAAATTCACCAGCGGCGTGGGCTGCGAATCCTGTCACGGGCCGGGTGCCAAGTATCGCGGCATCCACCGCAAGGCGGGAGCGGCCTACGAGAAATCGAAGAAGACCGCGCCGCGTTCGACCCTGGCCGATGCCGGGCAGGACTTCGCCTTTGAAGAATCCTGCAACGCCTGCCACCTGAACTACAAGGGCTCGCCGTGGAAGGGCGCCAAGGAACCGTACACCCCGTTCACCCCGGAAGTGGACAAGAAATACACCTTTGACTTCAACAAATACGTCAAGGACACCAAGGCCATGCACGAGCACTACAAACTGGACGGCACCTTTGAAGGCGAGCCGAAGTTCAAGTACCATGACGACTTCCAGTCCAAGGCCAAAGTGGGCGTGAAAGGTTCGGAGGACTGA
- the pstC gene encoding phosphate ABC transporter permease subunit PstC produces MTVQSPTDTHQPGKLGYSYSRHLGERFIEATLFLMAFVSVAITLAIVVMLIKESVVFFEHVSLWDFLTDTQWTPLFDDAHYGILPLISGTVVSSAVALAVAIPMGTITAIYLSEFAPFAVREIAKPFLELLGGVPTVVYGYFALLFVTPLLQKIFPQLPGFSLLSAGLVMGIMIIPYVSSMAEDAMRAVPMHLREGSYAMGATRLQTAIRVVMPAAFSGIAAAYILGISRAVGETMVVAVAAGMQPNLTWNPMEPAATITAYIVQVSLGDLPHGSIGYQTIFAAGLTLLLLTLIFNILGHMLRKRYREIY; encoded by the coding sequence GTGACCGTGCAGTCTCCCACCGATACTCATCAGCCCGGAAAACTTGGGTATAGTTACAGTCGCCACCTGGGTGAACGTTTTATTGAAGCCACGCTATTTCTGATGGCGTTTGTTTCAGTTGCAATTACGCTAGCCATCGTGGTGATGCTGATCAAAGAGTCGGTTGTATTCTTCGAACATGTTTCGCTCTGGGATTTTCTAACCGATACCCAATGGACCCCGCTGTTTGACGATGCGCACTACGGCATACTTCCGCTGATTTCCGGGACGGTCGTAAGCTCTGCCGTGGCACTAGCGGTGGCAATTCCCATGGGGACCATAACCGCCATATATCTTTCGGAATTTGCGCCATTTGCGGTGCGCGAAATCGCCAAGCCATTTCTTGAGTTGCTGGGCGGCGTGCCAACGGTGGTTTACGGTTATTTTGCGCTACTGTTCGTCACACCCCTGCTGCAAAAAATTTTTCCTCAGTTACCCGGCTTCAGTCTGCTTTCCGCCGGTCTGGTGATGGGCATCATGATTATTCCCTATGTTAGTTCCATGGCGGAAGATGCAATGCGGGCGGTGCCGATGCACCTGCGCGAAGGTTCCTATGCGATGGGCGCCACGAGACTTCAGACCGCCATTCGGGTCGTGATGCCCGCAGCTTTTTCCGGCATTGCCGCAGCCTATATTCTCGGTATCTCCCGTGCCGTGGGAGAGACCATGGTGGTGGCCGTGGCTGCTGGCATGCAGCCAAATCTCACGTGGAATCCAATGGAGCCGGCGGCTACAATTACTGCTTATATCGTGCAGGTCAGCTTGGGCGATCTGCCCCATGGCAGCATTGGCTATCAGACCATTTTTGCCGCCGGACTTACCCTGCTGTTATTAACACTCATATTCAATATTCTTGGTCACATGCTGCGCAAGCGTTATCGCGAGATTTATTGA
- a CDS encoding NADH-quinone oxidoreductase subunit D — protein MAEIRNYTMNFGPQHPAAHGVLRLVLELDGEVIQRADPHIGLLHRATEKLAESKTYIQSVPYMDRLDYVSMMSNEHAYVMAIEKLLQLEVPLRAQYIRVMFDEITRILNHLLWLGAHALDVGAMTVFLYAFRDREDLMDCYEAVSGARMHAAYYRPGGVYRDLPDSMPQYQASKIHNEKSTRMLNENRSGSLLDFIEDFTNRFPSYVDEYETLLTDNRIWKQRLVGIGVVSPERAKALGFTGPMLRGSGVEWDLRKKQPYEVYDRMDFDIPVGVNGDCYDRYLVRIEEFRQSNRIIRQCVEWLRKNPGPVITDNHKIAPPARVEMKQNMEELIHHFKLFTEGFHVPPGEAYAAVEHPKGEFGIYLVSDGANMPYRLKIRAPGFPHLAALDEMSRGHMIADVVAIIGTQDIVFGEIDR, from the coding sequence ATGGCTGAGATACGCAACTACACCATGAACTTTGGCCCGCAACATCCGGCGGCGCATGGCGTGTTGCGCCTGGTGCTGGAGCTGGATGGCGAAGTCATTCAGCGTGCCGACCCGCACATCGGCCTGCTGCATCGCGCGACTGAAAAGCTGGCCGAATCCAAAACCTATATTCAGTCAGTACCATACATGGACCGGCTGGATTACGTGTCCATGATGTCCAATGAGCATGCCTATGTAATGGCCATCGAGAAGCTGTTGCAGCTTGAGGTACCTTTGCGTGCGCAATATATTCGCGTAATGTTTGATGAGATCACGCGCATACTCAATCATCTGTTGTGGTTGGGAGCTCACGCGCTGGATGTGGGCGCAATGACCGTGTTCCTCTACGCTTTCCGCGACCGCGAGGACCTGATGGATTGTTACGAGGCGGTGTCGGGCGCCAGAATGCATGCCGCCTATTACCGTCCGGGCGGTGTCTATCGGGATCTGCCGGATTCAATGCCCCAATATCAGGCATCGAAAATCCACAACGAGAAAAGCACCCGGATGCTCAACGAGAACCGTAGCGGTTCGCTGCTGGATTTCATCGAAGACTTTACCAATCGATTCCCTTCCTACGTGGATGAATATGAAACCCTGTTAACCGACAACCGCATCTGGAAACAGCGGCTGGTAGGCATCGGCGTAGTCTCGCCTGAACGTGCCAAGGCACTGGGTTTTACCGGTCCGATGCTGCGTGGTTCGGGCGTCGAGTGGGATTTGCGGAAAAAACAGCCGTATGAAGTTTATGACCGGATGGATTTCGATATACCGGTGGGTGTCAATGGCGATTGCTACGATCGTTATCTGGTGAGGATAGAAGAGTTTCGTCAATCCAATCGTATCATCAGGCAGTGTGTCGAATGGCTACGCAAGAACCCTGGACCGGTCATAACCGATAACCACAAGATCGCGCCACCGGCACGTGTCGAAATGAAGCAGAACATGGAAGAGCTGATACATCATTTCAAGCTTTTTACAGAGGGTTTCCATGTGCCACCGGGTGAGGCTTACGCGGCGGTCGAGCATCCCAAGGGTGAATTTGGCATTTACCTCGTATCGGATGGCGCCAATATGCCTTACCGGCTCAAAATTCGCGCACCAGGCTTCCCCCATCTGGCGGCGCTAGATGAAATGTCGCGTGGACATATGATCGCCGATGTGGTGGCCATTATCGGTACGCAGGATATTGTGTTTGGTGAAATAGACAGATAA
- the nuoE gene encoding NADH-quinone oxidoreductase subunit NuoE codes for MLSPESIKKIDHELTKYPADQKQSAVMSALAIAQDEKGWLANETMDFIAHYLGMPPIAVYEVATFYNMYNLQPLGKHKITVCTNLPCALSGANDAVTHIKQKLGIGFNQTTADGKFTLKEGECMGACGDAPVLLVNNKRMCSFMSNDSIDQLLEELNK; via the coding sequence ATGTTAAGCCCTGAGTCCATTAAAAAAATTGACCATGAGCTCACGAAATATCCCGCCGACCAGAAGCAGTCGGCCGTGATGTCGGCGCTCGCCATCGCTCAGGATGAGAAGGGATGGCTGGCCAATGAAACCATGGATTTCATTGCACACTATCTTGGCATGCCACCGATAGCCGTGTATGAGGTGGCGACGTTCTACAACATGTATAACCTTCAGCCATTGGGTAAACACAAGATCACCGTTTGCACGAACCTTCCCTGCGCGCTTTCCGGCGCCAATGATGCGGTGACCCATATCAAGCAAAAGCTGGGTATCGGTTTCAATCAGACCACCGCCGATGGCAAATTTACATTGAAGGAAGGCGAGTGCATGGGGGCATGCGGCGACGCGCCCGTGCTCCTGGTGAATAACAAGCGTATGTGCAGCTTCATGTCCAACGACAGTATCGATCAATTGCTGGAGGAGCTGAACAAATGA
- a CDS encoding NapC/NirT family cytochrome c produces MAGMRAGGTLLTGALLGVVMVAVVFGGEAAVSTTEFCTSCHSMSYPAEELKTSSHYGALGANPGCKDCHIPQGFKNFHLAVATHVVDGARELYLEFANDYSTLEKFNERRLIMAHDARMNLKKWDSNTCRECHKNPQPPGSDAKAAHKKMETEGATCIDCHQNLVHKEVAETDLNASRKEGKMVLKPEKKDKDDEEDEEEG; encoded by the coding sequence ATGGCCGGAATGCGCGCGGGCGGCACCCTGCTCACGGGTGCGCTCCTGGGGGTTGTCATGGTGGCGGTGGTATTCGGCGGCGAGGCCGCCGTCTCCACCACCGAATTCTGCACCAGCTGCCACTCCATGTCCTATCCGGCGGAAGAACTCAAGACCTCCTCCCACTATGGCGCCCTGGGTGCCAACCCGGGCTGCAAGGACTGCCACATCCCGCAGGGCTTCAAGAACTTCCACCTGGCGGTGGCGACGCACGTGGTGGATGGGGCGCGCGAGCTGTACCTGGAATTTGCCAACGACTACTCCACGCTGGAGAAATTCAACGAGCGCAGGCTGATCATGGCGCACGATGCGCGCATGAACCTGAAGAAGTGGGACAGCAACACCTGCCGCGAATGCCACAAGAACCCGCAGCCGCCCGGATCCGATGCCAAGGCCGCGCACAAGAAGATGGAGACCGAAGGGGCCACCTGCATCGACTGCCACCAGAACCTGGTGCACAAGGAAGTCGCCGAGACCGACCTCAATGCCAGCCGCAAGGAAGGCAAAATGGTTCTCAAGCCCGAAAAGAAGGATAAGGACGACGAGGAGGATGAAGAGGAGGGGTGA
- the pstA gene encoding phosphate ABC transporter permease PstA, with the protein MRDEKNLNEIRAVIARHKLWDLIFVVIGVFVLMIAVLTFMALFSHMLIDGMPRLSWDFFSSFPSRRAGSAGILSAWVGTTLVMVVTAIAAVPMGIGAGIYLEEYASKNLITEIIEINVTNLAGVPSIIYGLLALSLFVHQLGFGQSILSAGLALALLILPVVIVATREAIRSIPVAIREGAYALGATKWQTVSDHLLPYSAAGILTGVIIGLARAIGETAPIITIGALTFIAFLPPSPIKSEFPFLSLEWLMAPFTVMPIQMFNWVSRPEEEFQANAAAAGLVLVVMTLTMNALAIYLRYRMRKNIKW; encoded by the coding sequence ATGAGAGATGAAAAAAACCTAAATGAGATTCGTGCCGTCATTGCACGTCATAAGCTTTGGGATCTGATTTTTGTGGTTATCGGGGTATTTGTGCTAATGATAGCGGTATTGACATTCATGGCATTATTCTCCCACATGCTTATCGACGGAATGCCGCGCTTGTCATGGGATTTTTTTAGTTCTTTCCCCTCGCGCCGTGCGGGTTCAGCGGGTATATTATCCGCTTGGGTCGGAACCACTCTGGTCATGGTGGTAACAGCGATAGCGGCCGTGCCGATGGGTATCGGAGCAGGCATTTATCTGGAAGAGTATGCATCGAAAAATCTCATCACCGAGATCATTGAAATTAATGTGACCAATCTGGCCGGCGTGCCATCCATTATCTATGGACTGTTGGCGTTGAGCCTGTTCGTGCACCAATTGGGGTTCGGCCAGAGTATCCTGTCGGCGGGCCTGGCTCTGGCATTATTGATCCTGCCGGTGGTGATTGTTGCAACCCGCGAGGCCATACGTTCGATTCCTGTGGCCATTCGCGAGGGCGCGTATGCACTTGGCGCAACCAAATGGCAAACCGTTTCTGACCACCTGCTTCCTTATTCCGCAGCGGGTATTTTAACGGGTGTCATCATCGGCCTTGCTCGTGCGATCGGAGAAACAGCGCCCATTATCACCATTGGCGCATTGACTTTTATCGCCTTTCTCCCGCCGTCCCCAATAAAGTCGGAATTTCCATTTTTGTCATTGGAATGGCTAATGGCGCCATTCACTGTGATGCCGATCCAGATGTTCAACTGGGTATCGCGGCCAGAAGAAGAATTTCAGGCCAATGCAGCGGCAGCGGGACTGGTTCTGGTGGTGATGACGCTCACTATGAATGCACTCGCCATCTACCTGCGCTATCGCATGCGTAAAAATATCAAATGGTAG
- the tpiA gene encoding triose-phosphate isomerase, with the protein MRSKLVAGNWKMHGGMVQNRDLLGAIVAGTAALHKAGFAVCVPYPYLYQAQTLLRDTHIQWGAQNVSQHDKGAYTGEVSAAMLMDFGCHYVIAGHSERRALYGEDSHTVALKFKAAQVAGLIPILCVGETLDQREAAITEKVVAEQLDTIIESVGINALAKSVLAYEPVWAIGTGKTATPGQAQEVHAFIRDRIAAHSPEVAAGLKILYGGSVKANNAEELFAMPDIDGGLIGGASLVADEFIAICRAANN; encoded by the coding sequence ATGCGTTCGAAACTGGTTGCGGGCAACTGGAAAATGCATGGCGGAATGGTACAGAATCGGGACTTGCTGGGCGCAATCGTTGCCGGGACGGCGGCGCTGCATAAAGCCGGTTTCGCGGTATGTGTGCCTTATCCTTACCTCTACCAGGCGCAAACATTGCTCCGGGACACGCATATCCAGTGGGGTGCCCAGAATGTAAGCCAGCATGACAAAGGCGCTTATACGGGCGAGGTGTCGGCCGCCATGTTGATGGACTTCGGCTGTCATTATGTCATTGCTGGTCATTCGGAACGGCGCGCATTGTATGGTGAAGATAGTCATACGGTGGCGCTCAAGTTCAAAGCGGCCCAGGTGGCCGGCTTGATCCCCATCCTATGTGTGGGTGAAACGCTGGATCAGCGCGAGGCTGCCATTACCGAGAAAGTGGTGGCGGAGCAACTGGACACGATAATTGAATCGGTGGGTATCAATGCGCTGGCCAAATCGGTATTGGCCTATGAGCCGGTATGGGCTATAGGGACCGGGAAAACCGCCACGCCCGGCCAGGCCCAGGAGGTGCATGCTTTTATTCGCGATAGGATCGCCGCTCACAGTCCCGAAGTGGCTGCAGGTCTGAAGATTCTTTATGGCGGCAGTGTCAAGGCAAATAACGCCGAGGAGCTATTCGCCATGCCGGATATTGACGGGGGATTGATTGGTGGCGCCTCGCTTGTTGCCGATGAATTCATCGCGATCTGCCGGGCGGCAAATAATTAA
- a CDS encoding NADH-quinone oxidoreductase subunit A: MLENYFPILLFILIGLAVGVVPMALGWLFAPNRPDSEKLSPYECGFEAFEDARMKFDVRYYLVAILFILFDLEIAFLFPWAVVLNEIGMFGFVAMMIFLGILVVGFIYEWTKGALEWD; this comes from the coding sequence ATGCTCGAAAATTATTTTCCTATTCTGCTATTCATTCTGATTGGTCTTGCTGTAGGTGTGGTGCCCATGGCGCTTGGCTGGTTGTTCGCGCCCAATCGACCCGATAGCGAAAAACTGTCACCCTACGAGTGCGGTTTCGAGGCATTCGAAGATGCGCGCATGAAGTTTGACGTACGCTATTACCTGGTTGCCATCTTGTTCATTCTGTTCGATCTGGAAATCGCCTTCCTGTTTCCATGGGCGGTGGTGTTGAATGAGATCGGCATGTTCGGCTTTGTCGCCATGATGATTTTTCTAGGCATCCTTGTCGTTGGTTTTATTTACGAGTGGACCAAAGGTGCTCTGGAATGGGATTAA
- a CDS encoding NuoB/complex I 20 kDa subunit family protein — protein MSTSGVMEKGFVTTGLDSIINWGRTGSMWPMTFGLACCAVEMMQAGASRYDLDRFGIVFRPSPRQSDVMIVAGTLCNKMAPALRKVYDQMAEPRWVISMGSCANGGGYYHYSYSVVRGCDRIVPVDIYVPGCPPTAEALLYGIIQLQNKIHRTNTIAR, from the coding sequence ATGAGTACTAGCGGCGTAATGGAAAAAGGTTTTGTTACCACGGGCCTGGATAGCATCATCAACTGGGGGCGAACCGGCTCCATGTGGCCGATGACTTTTGGTCTCGCGTGCTGTGCGGTGGAAATGATGCAGGCGGGCGCCTCACGCTATGACCTGGATCGTTTTGGTATCGTGTTCCGGCCCAGTCCGCGTCAATCGGATGTGATGATTGTAGCCGGCACATTGTGCAACAAAATGGCGCCTGCATTGCGTAAAGTTTACGATCAGATGGCTGAGCCGCGCTGGGTAATTTCCATGGGTTCCTGCGCCAACGGTGGCGGTTATTATCATTATTCCTATTCCGTTGTGCGGGGTTGCGACCGCATCGTGCCGGTTGATATCTATGTCCCAGGCTGTCCGCCAACAGCGGAAGCATTGCTCTACGGTATTATCCAGCTCCAGAACAAGATCCACCGCACCAATACCATTGCCCGCTGA
- the haoB gene encoding hydroxylamine oxidation protein HaoB — protein sequence MTASSASTPSPSRAQPARGGLGTKLLPSLGILLVTGGLLLLAWFAWLWFNPAPAPYRYTQVKEGGIAQFSQLGLDPWPDLTVAQYEIHAEGVNDPVALATTARRGAMAPILISWENRSSELLISLDSKLSELTALAAAIDKYAGQDARILAWWDTSRQLKLLTGRDTLFTAHLGEPLIIPAPWQPYSDSIRHQEDQFWGAPASADERRNFQRFADALIAEPARGAAILRELAGKGADGEAYVVIHVTDLYKLGLMRPEQFDITYKHFPMEGNMHGMIGYLKKWMQENNFATYTLQSLSDSMVRGYFLRDDKSGNTLLAQMLPFTNSMPLDLTVLQLIYQQGGYWVYKIPSTGDTAAAPADTSAGTLDADASSPATPAPAAPPALSPAS from the coding sequence TTGACCGCCTCATCCGCCTCGACTCCCTCCCCCTCCCGCGCCCAGCCGGCGCGGGGCGGACTGGGAACTAAACTCCTCCCGTCACTGGGCATCCTCCTGGTGACGGGAGGATTGCTTTTACTCGCCTGGTTTGCCTGGCTCTGGTTCAACCCGGCGCCCGCCCCCTACCGCTATACCCAGGTCAAGGAAGGCGGCATCGCCCAATTCAGCCAACTGGGCCTCGACCCCTGGCCGGACCTCACCGTCGCCCAGTATGAAATCCACGCCGAGGGCGTGAACGACCCCGTCGCCCTGGCCACCACCGCGCGGCGCGGCGCGATGGCTCCCATCCTCATCAGCTGGGAAAACCGCAGCAGCGAACTGCTCATCTCCCTCGACAGCAAACTCTCCGAACTGACCGCGCTGGCCGCCGCCATCGACAAATATGCGGGCCAGGACGCGCGCATCCTGGCCTGGTGGGACACCTCGCGCCAGCTCAAACTGCTGACCGGGCGCGACACCCTGTTCACCGCCCACCTGGGCGAACCCCTCATCATCCCCGCCCCCTGGCAGCCCTACAGCGACTCCATCCGCCACCAGGAAGACCAATTCTGGGGGGCGCCGGCCTCGGCCGACGAGCGCCGCAACTTCCAGCGCTTTGCCGACGCCCTCATCGCCGAACCCGCCCGGGGGGCCGCCATCCTGCGCGAACTGGCGGGCAAAGGCGCGGATGGCGAAGCCTACGTCGTCATCCACGTCACCGACCTCTACAAACTGGGACTGATGCGCCCCGAACAATTCGACATCACCTACAAGCACTTCCCCATGGAAGGCAACATGCACGGCATGATCGGCTACCTCAAGAAATGGATGCAGGAAAACAACTTCGCCACCTACACCCTGCAATCCCTCTCCGACAGCATGGTGCGCGGCTACTTCCTGCGCGATGATAAAAGCGGCAACACCCTCCTGGCCCAGATGCTGCCCTTCACCAATTCCATGCCGCTGGACCTCACCGTCCTGCAACTCATCTACCAGCAGGGCGGCTACTGGGTCTACAAAATCCCCTCGACCGGCGACACCGCAGCCGCACCCGCCGACACATCCGCCGGCACCCTCGATGCTGACGCTTCATCACCGGCGACACCCGCGCCTGCTGCCCCGCCCGCACTCTCACCCGCCTCCTGA
- the pstB gene encoding phosphate ABC transporter ATP-binding protein PstB, translating into MVENSTRDNPVVDVTPIPCKSEVRDLSFYYGAFNALKNINMTLYEKQVTALIGPSGCGKSTYLRCFNRMHDLYPGNRYVGEIILHPDNVNILSRNVDPIEVRMRVSMVFQKPNPFPKSIYENVAYGLRVRGVRQRAVLDEKVEEALRDAALWDEVKDRLKQLAYNLSGGQQQRLCIARALATDPEILLFDEPTSALDPIATASIEELIADLKDKVTILIVTHNMQQAARVSDYTAYMYLGEIIEFDVTDTIFIKPKNKQTEDYITGRFG; encoded by the coding sequence ATGGTAGAGAATTCCACGCGAGACAACCCCGTTGTGGATGTCACACCGATTCCATGCAAATCCGAAGTCAGGGATTTAAGTTTTTATTATGGCGCATTTAACGCGCTCAAAAACATTAACATGACGCTGTATGAAAAACAGGTCACCGCATTGATCGGTCCGTCAGGTTGTGGCAAATCCACCTATCTTCGCTGCTTCAACCGCATGCACGATCTTTATCCAGGGAATCGTTATGTGGGCGAGATTATCTTGCACCCCGACAATGTCAATATTCTTTCCCGTAACGTGGATCCGATCGAAGTACGAATGCGTGTGAGCATGGTATTTCAGAAACCTAATCCATTTCCAAAATCCATCTACGAGAATGTTGCCTATGGCCTGCGGGTGCGGGGAGTAAGGCAGCGCGCGGTGTTGGATGAGAAAGTGGAAGAAGCATTGCGCGACGCAGCATTATGGGATGAAGTCAAAGATCGCTTGAAACAGCTTGCTTACAATCTCTCGGGTGGTCAGCAGCAACGTTTGTGCATCGCCCGGGCGCTCGCCACGGATCCTGAAATTCTCTTATTTGATGAACCGACTTCGGCGCTCGATCCTATCGCTACCGCCAGCATTGAGGAGCTTATCGCCGACCTGAAAGATAAGGTTACGATTCTCATCGTTACCCATAATATGCAGCAGGCGGCGCGTGTATCGGATTACACGGCCTATATGTATCTGGGCGAGATTATCGAATTTGATGTTACCGACACCATTTTCATCAAACCCAAAAATAAACAGACGGAAGATTATATTACCGGTCGTTTTGGTTAA
- a CDS encoding NADH-quinone oxidoreductase subunit C — protein MTSSRLETLALCLQNVLTDKLVSTRERLGELTITVAPADMLWSMGTLRDHPDLGFEMLADLCGMDYSTYGSESLSGNDSEGKRFAVVYHLLSISHNCRLRVKVFAEDDEFPVLDSVIDIWPSANWFEREAFDLYGIVFTGHPDLRRILTDYGFIGNPFRKDFPLSGNVEMRYDPDQQRVIYQPVSIEPRQITPRVIREEHYGDSE, from the coding sequence ATGACTTCCTCTCGTCTGGAAACGCTCGCCCTTTGCCTTCAGAATGTGTTGACCGATAAACTTGTCAGCACCCGCGAGCGATTGGGTGAGCTAACGATTACGGTGGCTCCTGCGGATATGCTGTGGTCAATGGGAACCTTGCGTGATCACCCGGACCTGGGTTTTGAAATGCTCGCCGATTTATGCGGAATGGATTATTCAACCTATGGTTCCGAATCCCTCTCCGGGAACGACAGCGAGGGCAAACGCTTCGCCGTCGTGTACCACCTTCTTTCCATCAGCCATAACTGCAGGTTGCGGGTCAAGGTATTCGCAGAGGACGATGAGTTCCCGGTTCTGGACTCGGTAATTGACATATGGCCATCCGCCAACTGGTTCGAGCGTGAGGCATTTGATCTTTACGGCATCGTCTTTACGGGCCACCCCGATTTGCGTCGCATTCTCACGGACTATGGGTTTATCGGCAATCCATTCCGCAAGGATTTTCCATTAAGCGGAAATGTCGAGATGCGTTACGATCCCGACCAGCAGCGAGTAATCTACCAGCCGGTCAGCATCGAACCGCGCCAGATCACGCCGCGCGTGATCCGTGAAGAGCATTATGGAGATAGCGAATGA